In a single window of the Subtercola sp. PAMC28395 genome:
- a CDS encoding VIT family protein has translation MTTASAEQSAFSQQPNEPHTSSMAGRLNWLRAGVLGANDGIVSVAAIVVGVAGAGASTPAILAAGTAGLVGGAISMALGEYVSVSSQRDSQHALIAKERKELLEDPEGELEELAALYRAEGLSADTAMRVANELTAKDALRAHLSMELNIDEADVASPWAAAGASALAFIIGAILPFLAILLPPENIRVPVTFVAVILALAATGIMGARLGGSPVLRATFRVVIGGAAALVATFGIGLLLGTTGAV, from the coding sequence ATGACGACCGCATCTGCCGAGCAATCCGCGTTCAGCCAGCAACCCAACGAGCCGCACACCAGCAGCATGGCGGGGCGCCTGAACTGGCTTCGCGCGGGCGTTCTCGGCGCGAACGACGGCATCGTCTCCGTCGCTGCGATCGTGGTCGGTGTCGCCGGTGCCGGCGCTTCGACCCCCGCGATTCTCGCGGCGGGAACCGCTGGCCTCGTCGGTGGTGCCATCTCGATGGCTCTCGGTGAGTACGTCTCGGTCAGCAGCCAGCGCGACAGCCAGCACGCCCTCATCGCCAAGGAGCGAAAAGAGCTCCTCGAAGACCCCGAAGGCGAGCTCGAGGAGCTTGCCGCCCTCTACCGAGCCGAGGGGCTGTCGGCCGACACGGCCATGAGGGTGGCGAACGAGCTGACGGCGAAAGATGCTCTCCGCGCGCATCTGTCGATGGAACTCAACATCGACGAAGCCGATGTCGCGAGCCCGTGGGCTGCTGCCGGCGCCTCGGCGCTGGCCTTCATCATCGGCGCGATCCTGCCGTTCCTGGCGATCCTGTTGCCCCCGGAGAACATTCGAGTGCCCGTCACGTTCGTTGCGGTGATCCTGGCGCTCGCGGCCACGGGCATCATGGGTGCCCGCCTCGGCGGGAGCCCGGTTCTGCGGGCCACCTTCCGCGTGGTGATCGGCGGCGCGGCGGCGCTCGTCGCAACGTTCGGCATCGGCCTGCTGCTCGGTACGACCGGCGCGGTCTGA
- a CDS encoding response regulator transcription factor: protein MKHQPRILVVEDDARLNAMLSELLASEGYDVVSARDGQRALHEGLTQPFVLFLFDRGLPLIEGLDVLTKLRHSGVLTPTLILSALGNPADRVEGLDRGAEDYLAKPFDIDELLARLRSLLRRHETTVPTLRVPGGTLETEARTVSLVSGEVVALSEREADLLERLARRPERVFERVDLLDSVFPDADDEGVVDTYVHYLRKKLGRSCIVTVRGIGYRLGSVS from the coding sequence ATGAAACATCAGCCGCGAATCCTTGTTGTGGAAGACGACGCTCGGCTGAACGCGATGCTCAGCGAGCTGCTGGCCAGTGAGGGGTACGACGTGGTTTCGGCGCGCGACGGCCAGCGCGCCCTGCACGAAGGCCTCACGCAGCCCTTCGTCCTCTTCTTGTTCGACCGGGGCCTCCCTCTCATCGAGGGGCTGGATGTTCTCACCAAGCTCCGGCACAGCGGAGTACTCACCCCGACGCTCATCCTCTCGGCCCTCGGCAACCCCGCCGACCGGGTGGAGGGGCTCGACAGGGGTGCAGAGGACTACCTCGCCAAGCCCTTCGACATCGACGAACTGCTCGCTCGGCTTCGTTCCCTTCTGCGCCGCCACGAGACCACGGTGCCCACGTTGAGGGTGCCCGGCGGCACCCTCGAAACCGAAGCCCGCACCGTCTCTCTTGTCTCCGGCGAGGTCGTCGCGCTGTCGGAGCGCGAAGCCGACCTGCTCGAGAGACTGGCACGCAGACCCGAGCGGGTTTTCGAGCGCGTCGATCTGCTCGACTCCGTCTTTCCTGACGCAGACGACGAGGGCGTCGTCGACACGTACGTTCACTACCTGCGCAAGAAGCTCGGCCGCAGCTGCATCGTCACGGTTCGCGGCATCGGCTACCGGCTCGGGAGTGTGTCGTGA